A region from the Silene latifolia isolate original U9 population chromosome 7, ASM4854445v1, whole genome shotgun sequence genome encodes:
- the LOC141589899 gene encoding uncharacterized protein LOC141589899, with amino-acid sequence MGYHTAQSMIWTEAATSKDLTRLQPDYQDFVKKNLWTLPGPKVWHVLLWKILTDTLPVGQEFSARNIHTSNTTCRLDDNCTPTETLDHLFRDCYFAQRLWAGSYIGIRTENCSFVNVKTWMINWLLFLLKMDDNKVEVISFLATLWTIWRVRNNNCFRDSRINLVGAMMLYESQFNVATAAYQKIEEEIPPGTAFLGASDEHDDYNQQLKAGTTIWVLGSMSSCDMATIYVDGSWEMSRKAGYGWTCSNSNGNITTHWISGYAQCPEQAEGKAIIEAMKWALANNLLHISVHSDCITMLSHIAAGTSNNHLTWTTTKDIYDLASMFHCFSISYVNRSCNVLAHRLANWARA; translated from the coding sequence ATGGGATATCATACTGCTCAATCAATGATTTGGACGGAAGCGGCAACATCTAAGGATCTTACAAGATTACAGCCTGATTACCAAGACTTTGTCAAGAAAAATTTATGGACTTTACCGGGACCAAAGGTCTGGCATGTCCTCCTATGGAAAATACTTACTGATACTCTCCCCGTTGGTCAGGAATTCTCCGCACGGAATATTCATACTTCTAATACTACTTGTCGACTAGACGACAATTGTACTCCAACTGAAACTCTGGATCATCTTTTCCGCGATTGTTATTTCGCTCAAAGATTGTGGGCGGGAAGCTACATTGGGATAAGAACAGAAAATTGTTCCTTTGTGAACGTTAAGACTTGGATGATAAACTGGCTGCTTTTTCTATTGAAAATGGATGACAATAAAGTAGAAGTGATCTCCTTCCTCGCCACCCTTTGGACTATTTGGAGAGTAAGAAACAACAATTGTTTCAGGGATTCAAGAATAAATTTGGTGGGTGCTATGATGCTCTATGAGTCTCAGTTTAATGTTGCTACTGCTGCATACCAGAAAATAGAGGAGGAGATACCACCGGGTACGGCTTTTTTGGGGGCTTCTGATGAACATGATGACTAcaatcaacaattaaaagcagGGACTACAATTTGGGTCTTGGGCTCCATGAGTTCCTGCGATATGGCTACGATTTATGTTGATGGTTCCTGGGAGATGTCGCGAAAGGCGGGATATGGATGGACTTGTTCTAACTCTAATGGTAATATAACAACTCATTGGATTTCTGGTTATGCACAATGTCCAGAACAGGCGGAAGGTAAGGCTATAATTGAAGCCATGAAATGGGCTCTTGCTAATAATTTGCTCCATATTTCCGTCCACTCAGACTGTATTACCATGCTGAGTCACATTGCAGCGGGCACTTCCAATAATCATCTTACATGGACAACCACGAAGGATATCTATGATCTAGCTTCTATGTTTCATTGCTTTTCAATATCGTACGTTAATAGATCTTGTAATGTACTTGCTCATAGATTGGCAAATTGGGCCAGAGCTTGA
- the LOC141591994 gene encoding putative ribose-5-phosphate isomerase 2: MAIPCTHLIAGEKSTMENGVLIGSPLSTTGILSQDELKKIAAYKAVEYVESNMVLGLGTGSTAKHAVERIGELLRQGKLTNIIGIPTSKQTQAQAISCGITLSDLNSHPIVDLAIDGADEVDPHMNLVKGRGGSLLREKMIESATKKFIVIVDESKMVDYIGGSGLALPVEVVPFCWKFSAERLRILFEDKGCVVKLRTMGENGEEPYVTDNGNYIVDLYLKEDLGDLSLASDAILRLPGIVEHGMFIGMATTVIVAGELGISLKNK; the protein is encoded by the coding sequence ATGGCAATTCCATGCACACATTTGATAGCAGGTGAAAAATCAACCATGGAAAATGGGGTTTTAATTGGGTCACCATTATCAACAACAGGGATACTATCACAAGATGAATTGAAGAAAATTGCAGCATATAAAGCAGTTGAATATGTTGAATCAAACATGGTTTTAGGTTTAGGAACCGGGTCCACTGCGAAACATGCTGTTGAAAGAATTGGTGAATTGTTGCGTCAAGGGAAATTGACTAATATAATTGGTATACCGACGTCGAAACAGACTCAAGCACAAGCTATATCATGTGGGATAACATTATCTGATTTGAATTCTCACCCAATTGTTGATCTTGCAATCGATGGCGCAGACGAGGTGGACCCACATATGAATTTGGTTAAGGGGAGAGGTGGGTCTTTACTTAGGGAAAAAATGATTGAAAGTGCAACGAAAAAGTTTATAGTTATAGTTGATGAATCAAAGATGGTGGATTATATAGGTGGAAGTGGTTTAGCATTGCCTGTTGAAGTTGTGCCATTTTGTTGGAAATTTTCGGCCGAAAGGTTGAGGATTTTGTTTGAGGATAAAGGGTGTGTTGTTAAGCTTAGAACAATGGGTGAAAATGGTGAAGAACCTTATGTTACTGATAATGGGAATTATATTGTTGATTTGTATTTGAAAGAAGATTTGGGTGATTTGAGTTTAGCTAGTGATGCTATTTTGAGGCTTCCTGGTATTGTTGAGCATGGTATGTTTATTGGTATGGCTACTACTGTCATTGTCGCTGGCGAGCTCGGGATTTCCCTTAAGAATAAGTAG
- the LOC141589900 gene encoding pectinesterase inhibitor-like, whose protein sequence is MKLSFVVYIALISAFITSPSTQCNGLMRKLNSESQLSLTCRKTRDFGFCAYTLRTDPRSAHTNVNGLAQIALDQLSAQAKVTSRYLQGLRGRVVGKEAQVVGRCIQLYRAMALKDVSEAITSFNGKANGAAKHKANIAMKFARKCQQGVDHNPSPKWQMISAMNKLTEDLSRLSSDLIRLLG, encoded by the coding sequence ATGAAGCTTTCATTTGTAGTTTACATTGCTCTCATATCTGCTTTCATCACTTCACCATCAACCCAATGCAATGGGTTAATGAGGAAGTTGAACAGCGAATCGCAACTGTCACTAACTTGCCGAAAAACAAGAGACTTCGGGTTTTGTGCCTACACACTCAGAACCGATCCACGAAGTGCACACACCAATGTCAATGGGTTAGCCCAAATCGCCCTTGACCAGCTATCGGCTCAGGCAAAGGTTACATCAAGGTACCTACAAGGGTTGCGAGGTAGGGTTGTCGGCAAGGAAGCACAAGTTGTCGGAAGATGCATTCAACTCTATAGGGCCATGGCTTTGAAGGATGTCTCCGAAGCTATAACATCCTTCAATGGTAAGGCAAACGGTGCAGCAAAACATAAGGCTAACATAGCTATGAAATTTGCCCGAAAGTGTCAACAAGGTGTTGATCACAACCCGTCCCCtaagtggcaaatgataagtgccATGAACAAGTTGACAGAGGACTTGTCGCGGTTATCCAGTGATCTTATCAGATTGTTGGGTTAG